The DNA window GTGTCGGCAAGACCACGATTGCCCGCATTTTTGCCAAGTCGCTGAACTGCGAGCGCGGCGAATCGGCCGATCCCTGTGGCGTATGCAGTGTGTGCACCGCGGTGGATGCCGGTCGCTTTGTGGATCTGCTGGAGATCGATGCTGCCAGCAATACCGGCGTGGACGATGTCCGGGAGGTGATCGAGAACGCCCAGTACGCGCCGACGCGTGGCCGCTTCAAGGTGTATCTGATCGACGAAGTGCACATGCTGTCCAAGCCGGCCTTCAATGCCTTGCTGAAAACGCTGGAAGAGCCGCCGCCGCATGTAAAATTCCTGCTGGCTACCACCGATCCGCAGAAATTGCCGGTCACGGTGCTGTCGCGCTGTCTGAAGTTCAATCTCAAGCGGCTGCTGCCCGGGCAGATTTCCGATCAGATGCGCTTTATTCTCGGCGCCGAATCGATTGACTGCGAAGAGGCGGCGCTGACCGAGCTGGCGCGGGCTGCCGATGGCTCCCTGCGTGACGGGCTGTCCCTGCTGGATCAGGCCATTGCCTATGGTGGCGGCCAGGTCCAGGCCAGTGATGTGCGGGCCATGCTGGGCAGTGTCGAGCGCAGCCAGGTAGTCGGTGTGCTTGAGGCGATTGCCGCCGGAGATGGTGTGGCGCTGCTGCGGGAGGCGGATCGGATCGCCTCTTTCTCGCCGGATTTCGGCGGGGTGCTGGATGATCTTGCCGGCTTGCTGCATCAGGTCCAGCTGCGCCAGCTGGTGCCTGGTCATGGCGGCGAGGACGAGCTGCCGGCGCTGGCAGCTCTGGCCGAGGGCCTGTCTCCGGAAGATGTCCAGCTCTATTACCAGATCGTGATCCAGGGGCGGCGTGAGCTGACCATGGCGCCCGACGTGCGGGCCGGTTTCGAAATGACCTTGCTGCGCATGCTGGCTTTCCGGCCTGATGCGCCAGCCTCCGGCAGTGCACCGCCGCCAGCCGCTCGGCCATCGGCCACGCGCGGCCCTGCGCCTGCGCCTGCGCCGCCGCCGCGGGCAACTGTCAATACGCCCCGTGCGGCGGCGCCCGAGGCATCGTTGCCGGCAGTGGCAGCAGCGCCGTCGAGGTCCCCGATGCCGGCGACGCCGGCCTTTGCCGATGATGGCGCCTTGCCGGACTGGGGGCGTCTGATCGAGGCGGCCGGACTGCGCGGACCGCTGGGTCAGCTGGCGCAGAACTGCGCCTTGCGCGAGCGCGAGGGCAACGTGCTGGTGCTGGTGCTGCAGTCGGCCCATATGCATCTGGCCGTCGAGCCGATGATCAGCCAGATGGAAGATCGGATCGGGGTCGCCATGGGGCGGCCTGTACGGCTGCGTTTCGTGGAAGACCGGCTTGGCGGTTCGGCCGATACGCCGGCGGCACGTGCCGCCCTGCAGCGGGACAACGCACAGCGATCGGCGGAAGCCTCGATCGAGGCCGACCCTCTGGTCCAGGCCTTGAAACGCGATTTCGGCGCCCGGGTGGTGCCGCAGTCGATTCGGGCGATCGAGCCCTGAGCGGGCTTGATCAGAACACCCTCATATCTTTGATTGGAGCAATACCGTGTTGAAAGGGCAACTTGGCCAGCTGATGCAGCAGGCACAGCGCATGCAGGATGATATGAAGAAAGCGCAGGACGAGCTGGCGCGGGTCGAAGTGACCGGTCAGGCTGGCGGCGGCCTGGTCAGCATCACCATGTCGGGGACGCACGAAGTGCGCAAGGTGCAGATTGACCGGGCCATGTTCGCCGAGGATCCGGAAATGGCCGAGGATCTGGTGGCTGCCGCCATCAACGATGCGGTCAACAAGGTGGCCCAGACCAGCAAGGAGCGGATGGGCAGCGTCACCCAGGGCCTGAATCTGCCGCCCGGCTTCAAGTTGCCGTTCTGATGCCGGTGCTTCGCTGCGGGCAGGGATGTGGCTGCGGCCGGATCGGCAAGGGGCGGGCATGAACGGCTCGCCCTTGCTGGCCGAGCTGGTGGATGCCTTGCGCTGCCTGCCGGGTGTCGGGCAGAAAAGTGCCCAGCGGATGGCTTATCAGCTATTGCAGCGGGAGCGCGGGCGCGGCTTGAAACTGGCCTCGGTCATGACCGAAGCCTTGCAGCGGATCGGCCATTGCAGTCAATGCCGCACCTTCAGTGAAACCCCGGTCTGCGGCATCTGTGGCAATCCAGGGCGCGACCGGCATCTGCTGTGCGTGGTGGAGTCACCGGTGGAGCTGGCGGCGATCGAGCAGGCGACGGGTTACCGTGGTTGCTATTTCGTGCTGCTCGGGCGCTTGTCGCCTCTGGATGGCATGGGGCCGGCCGAGCTGGGGCTGGATCGCCTGACTCAGCGTTTGGCCGAGGGCGAGGTCGAGGAGCTGATCATTGCTACCAATCCCACGGTCGAGGGTGAGGCCACGGCGCATTATCTGGCCCAGCTGGCACGGGCCGGCGGTATTCGCGCCAGTCGGCTGGCTCATGGTGTTCCCTTGGGAGGGGAGCTGGAGTTTGTGGACCGCGGGACCTTGGCTCATGCTTTTGGCGGACGTCAATCGGCGGATTAGCTGGCCCGTGCCGAAGGTGGACTTGCGGCGGTCGCCTGGCGCGGTATTCTGCGTGAGCCGCTGCGGCCGGCTGCTGTCAGGGTTGCTCGCGGTTCATCACGATTCTTTCAAGGGAGTGGGTCATGGGCGATACGCTGTTCGCCAAAATCATCCGTCGCGAAATTCCGGCCGATATCGTCTACGAGGACGAGGATGTGCTGGCCTTCCGTGATATCCATCCACAGGCGCCGGTCCACGTGCTGTTCATTCCCAGGCAGCCGATCGCGACCTTGAATGATGCCGCCCCGGGCGACGCGGTTCTGCTGGGCAAGTTGCTGCTGGCGGCGGCCGACTATGCCAAGCGGGAGGGATTTGCCGAGGGTGGTTATCGCACCGTGATCAACTGCAACGAGCATGGGGGCCAGACGGTCTTTCACCTGCATGTACACCTGCTGGCCGGTCGTCCGATGCTGTGGCCGCCGGGCTGACTCGGCGCCGTTCCGTAGCGAAGACATGAAAAAGCCAGCCCGCGGGCTGGCTTTTTCGTGGATGCTCCCCCTTGCCGGTGACGAGGAGGAGCATTTCACGGCTGTGTCGGGGAGCAGTGCCCCCGGCGCGGCCGCGCATGCCGCGAGGCCGCGATGTATCAGCGGCGACCGCCGTGACCGCCACCATGGAAGCCGCCGCCACGGAAGCCGCCGCCGCCGCGAATGAAGACGGGACCGCCCCAGCCGCCACCCCAGCCGCCCCAACCACCCCAGCCGCCGCCCCAGCCGCCCCACGGACCCCAGGGGCCACCACCCCAGCCCCACCAAGGATCGTAGTAGCCGGTGTTGTAATAGTAACTGGCGTTGTACTTGGGCCACAGGTAGACCACGCTGGCCTCGACCCGCGGATAGGGGTACTGGTATTCGCCGACCTTCTGGGTGACGGCGCCGTGCAGCACGCCGGTCACCGTGATCTCGCGGCCGCGAGCGAAGACTTCCGGATCATAGAAGCCGCTGTGGCAGGCCACGAAGCGCCCCTGGGTATCGTTCTGGCCGGTGGACTCGGGGCGGGCCTCGTCGTTCAGCGGACGGGCCAGCACGTAGAAGCAGGTTTCCTGCGGGCCCGGTTCGGTCTTGATGATCGAGCCGCCCCAGCGCACGGTGTTGCCATCGGAGCCGCCCTGCTGCGCCGTGACCGCCGATACCGGTGCGAAAGTGCCCTTCAATGGCTTGGGAACCGAGGCGCACGCAGCCAGTGCTGCGGTGGCCACTGTCACTGCCAGGGTTCTGTACATGGACATGAGAGAGTCTCCAGATAAGCTGCAACACCTTTCTACGGGTGCTCAGACAGTTTTCCCCGCCGAAAATTCCTCACCGCCCGTTGCAAGCGGCGGATCCGGTCAGGTCCGGGGCGGGATTCGGCATACCGCGCCAGAAGATATAGCGTCCGCAGTCTTTCAATCTCCTTGCGTCTGGCTGGAAAAGCCCGGGTCGCCCGCTCCAGATAGTCATGCGGACCTTCACCGGTGCGAATCGGCAGACCGTGCCTGGCGAGGTGGCGGGTCAGCTGCCGCCAGGCTGTCAGCAGGGGATCGATGGACGAAGTGGTTCGCTGCGCCCAGCATACCGCAAGTACCGCCATGGCGATCATGATCAGCAGCAAGCCCAGTCGTATGTCGATATGTCGCCACTGGCTACCTCGGTTTGATGGGCTCAGCAGGTGGGTCTGCCGAGCCTGGTCAAATCCGATAACGGACCGGTCCCATATCTGGTTGACCAGATCCCAGTGATTTTCCAGTGTCAGCAGCCAGCTGTGGCGGATCCAGCTCGTGCCGTCACCGCTCGCGGCGAGAGCGCCCTGGCTGACGCGTTCGGGACTGGCCATGGCGGTGGGGTCGAAGCGGATCCAGGCATGACGCTCGGCGATCCAGACTTCGGCCCAGGCATGGGCATCGGAATGACGGATCAGCAGATAGCGGCCCTCGCGATTCCAATAGCCGCCCTGGTAGCCGCTGACCACCCGGGCCGGCAGTCCGGCAGCCCGCATCAGCAGGACGAAGGCCGAGGCGTAATGCACGCAATACCCGCGACGACTCCCGAACAGGAAGCCGTCGGTCGGATCGCCTGCCGGTGTCGGTGGTGCCAGGGTGTAGCTGAATCCCTGCTGGCGGAACATCTGCATGGCCCGGGTCACGATGGCCATGTCGCTCAGGCCTGCAGCCTGCCATCGGCGCCCCAGGGCCAGGGTTTCGGGGGCGGCGCCTGCAGGCCATTGCAGGCCGGCCCGCCGGCTGGCCGGATCCAGCGGGCCCTGGCTTGAGGGAGGTGAGGTCAGGGCGTCCAGGCGATAGCGGATGGTGGCTTCCACGGCGTCCCGACGATGCACGATGCCGTCGGTGTCCAGCCATTGGCCGGTGCCTGCAGGCGGCGTGCCGGGCCAGTCCAGGGCGGGGAGATGATGCCCGCCATCCGCTTCCATGATCACGTCGTAGGCTCGTCGCTCGCCCGTTGCGGCGGCCTGATATCTCGGGCCAGGGGCGGGTGGCGGTACGCTGCTCCAGTCTCTGCCGTTGAATCGCCACAGCACGTAGGCCCGGAAATAGCGCTCGCGCTCGGCCGGCGGTCCCTGTGGAAAACTGACCCGCAAGGCCGGGCTGTCATCGTTCAGGATCTGGCTGAAATCGGCGGCGGAGAGGTGGCTGTCTAGTCCGCTGCGGTCGGTTTCGCCGCCGGTACTGCCCCAAAGCGGGCTGCTCAGCCTGGGCACCAGCAGAAAGGCGCATGCCGTCAGGGGCAGGGCCAGGGCCAGCAGGCTTGCGATCAGGCGGGCCTGTCGGACCAGGCCGCCACTGGGCGGGTCGTCGTCCTGCAGGCTGTGGATGCAGGCGAGCGGAGCCATCAGGCTGGCGGCGGCCAGGGCCGTGATCACCAGGCTCTGGCGGGCCAGCAAGCTCGTCATGATCACGAAACAGGCAAAGCCGGCAGTGACCTGCAGGTCACGCCGCTGTTTGGCCTCCAGGGCTTTCAGCAGCAGCAGGCCGGTCGCCAGCGCCGTGCCCGCCTCCCGGCTCAGCCATTGGCCGGGAAAGGCTAGTCCGACGGCGGAGAGCACGGCCAGCAGGCCGAGCAGGCGTATCGGTCGCGACGGCAGGGCCGGCGCGTATCGTCGGCAGGTCAGGGCGGGGTACATGCCTGCCGCCAGGAGCCCCAATCCATACCACAGCGGCAGCTGGGTGGCCTGAAGTGCCAGTGCCAGGCCGACACTGATCCAGGCCCATTGCAGGCTGGGCAGGCCAGGTGACTCCGTGGTCCTTGGCGGGCTGGCGGTTCTCATGGCAGGCAGGCCAGCGCATTCATGCAGCTGGCATAGTGGCGGTCATCGCGGCCGGCCGGCAGGTTGAGTGTCGGCAGCTCCAGGCTGTAGGCCAGCCCGCTCTGTCGGGCCTGGTGCAGCCAGTGGGCCAGCCGGGCAATGCGCGCCTCATGCGGCAGGCCTTCGGTCA is part of the Frateuria aurantia DSM 6220 genome and encodes:
- a CDS encoding transglutaminase TgpA family protein, producing the protein MRTASPPRTTESPGLPSLQWAWISVGLALALQATQLPLWYGLGLLAAGMYPALTCRRYAPALPSRPIRLLGLLAVLSAVGLAFPGQWLSREAGTALATGLLLLKALEAKQRRDLQVTAGFACFVIMTSLLARQSLVITALAAASLMAPLACIHSLQDDDPPSGGLVRQARLIASLLALALPLTACAFLLVPRLSSPLWGSTGGETDRSGLDSHLSAADFSQILNDDSPALRVSFPQGPPAERERYFRAYVLWRFNGRDWSSVPPPAPGPRYQAAATGERRAYDVIMEADGGHHLPALDWPGTPPAGTGQWLDTDGIVHRRDAVEATIRYRLDALTSPPSSQGPLDPASRRAGLQWPAGAAPETLALGRRWQAAGLSDMAIVTRAMQMFRQQGFSYTLAPPTPAGDPTDGFLFGSRRGYCVHYASAFVLLMRAAGLPARVVSGYQGGYWNREGRYLLIRHSDAHAWAEVWIAERHAWIRFDPTAMASPERVSQGALAASGDGTSWIRHSWLLTLENHWDLVNQIWDRSVIGFDQARQTHLLSPSNRGSQWRHIDIRLGLLLIMIAMAVLAVCWAQRTTSSIDPLLTAWRQLTRHLARHGLPIRTGEGPHDYLERATRAFPARRKEIERLRTLYLLARYAESRPGPDRIRRLQRAVRNFRRGKLSEHP
- the dnaX gene encoding DNA polymerase III subunit gamma/tau yields the protein MSYQVLARKWRPRKFAELVGQEHVVRALTHALESGRMHHAYLFTGTRGVGKTTIARIFAKSLNCERGESADPCGVCSVCTAVDAGRFVDLLEIDAASNTGVDDVREVIENAQYAPTRGRFKVYLIDEVHMLSKPAFNALLKTLEEPPPHVKFLLATTDPQKLPVTVLSRCLKFNLKRLLPGQISDQMRFILGAESIDCEEAALTELARAADGSLRDGLSLLDQAIAYGGGQVQASDVRAMLGSVERSQVVGVLEAIAAGDGVALLREADRIASFSPDFGGVLDDLAGLLHQVQLRQLVPGHGGEDELPALAALAEGLSPEDVQLYYQIVIQGRRELTMAPDVRAGFEMTLLRMLAFRPDAPASGSAPPPAARPSATRGPAPAPAPPPRATVNTPRAAAPEASLPAVAAAPSRSPMPATPAFADDGALPDWGRLIEAAGLRGPLGQLAQNCALREREGNVLVLVLQSAHMHLAVEPMISQMEDRIGVAMGRPVRLRFVEDRLGGSADTPAARAALQRDNAQRSAEASIEADPLVQALKRDFGARVVPQSIRAIEP
- a CDS encoding Slp family lipoprotein, with product MSMYRTLAVTVATAALAACASVPKPLKGTFAPVSAVTAQQGGSDGNTVRWGGSIIKTEPGPQETCFYVLARPLNDEARPESTGQNDTQGRFVACHSGFYDPEVFARGREITVTGVLHGAVTQKVGEYQYPYPRVEASVVYLWPKYNASYYYNTGYYDPWWGWGGGPWGPWGGWGGGWGGWGGWGGGWGGPVFIRGGGGFRGGGFHGGGHGGRR
- the recR gene encoding recombination mediator RecR, which gives rise to MNGSPLLAELVDALRCLPGVGQKSAQRMAYQLLQRERGRGLKLASVMTEALQRIGHCSQCRTFSETPVCGICGNPGRDRHLLCVVESPVELAAIEQATGYRGCYFVLLGRLSPLDGMGPAELGLDRLTQRLAEGEVEELIIATNPTVEGEATAHYLAQLARAGGIRASRLAHGVPLGGELEFVDRGTLAHAFGGRQSAD
- a CDS encoding histidine triad nucleotide-binding protein, encoding MGDTLFAKIIRREIPADIVYEDEDVLAFRDIHPQAPVHVLFIPRQPIATLNDAAPGDAVLLGKLLLAAADYAKREGFAEGGYRTVINCNEHGGQTVFHLHVHLLAGRPMLWPPG
- a CDS encoding YbaB/EbfC family nucleoid-associated protein, with protein sequence MKGQLGQLMQQAQRMQDDMKKAQDELARVEVTGQAGGGLVSITMSGTHEVRKVQIDRAMFAEDPEMAEDLVAAAINDAVNKVAQTSKERMGSVTQGLNLPPGFKLPF